In Candidatus Eisenbacteria bacterium, the following proteins share a genomic window:
- a CDS encoding tetratricopeptide repeat protein: protein MLSYVFWRRAAVLLSLLFVFSVLLFAPAAAQDLKKARALAAEKKYDQSISEYLLLLKKEPRNAKLLKEAALVYRANKMPNEAANLLAEAVKSEPRNPELVLELGKTFAETGKVDDAVRSFRKAIQLDSLATTPREELGKLYEETNRYEDAVDAYKGVIKLDSRRFDIYKKIGDILRMKLGREFDAVGYYKIVLAAAPNSKEAREIKESMGKKEEEVVLVETLKPRPILDINRAFSDSYDQYKPSEKAVSFLSAVKTPTVIEAYLGTWCPDSEKHVPKLIKLLEKVSNPLINARYIGVDRKMTTPSGKEKGKDIKRVPTFIVYQGNREVGRIVETPKTTIEDDLVEIFRQAK, encoded by the coding sequence ATGCTGAGTTATGTGTTCTGGCGGCGAGCAGCAGTCCTCTTGTCTCTGCTATTCGTTTTCTCTGTTCTTCTCTTCGCTCCTGCCGCCGCTCAAGATTTGAAAAAGGCAAGGGCACTGGCAGCTGAGAAGAAATACGACCAAAGCATATCTGAATATCTTCTACTCCTTAAGAAAGAGCCAAGAAATGCCAAGCTGCTGAAGGAGGCGGCGCTCGTCTACAGGGCGAACAAAATGCCTAACGAAGCAGCCAATCTCCTGGCCGAGGCAGTGAAGTCGGAGCCCCGGAATCCGGAACTTGTTCTCGAACTCGGAAAGACTTTTGCTGAAACGGGAAAGGTTGACGATGCCGTGAGGAGTTTCCGGAAGGCAATCCAGCTCGACAGTCTTGCCACGACTCCACGTGAAGAACTGGGCAAACTGTACGAGGAAACAAATCGGTACGAAGACGCAGTCGATGCTTACAAAGGGGTGATCAAACTCGACTCGCGCAGGTTTGATATCTACAAGAAGATCGGAGACATATTGAGGATGAAGCTCGGAAGAGAGTTTGATGCGGTTGGATACTACAAGATAGTCCTCGCGGCAGCACCAAATTCAAAGGAGGCGAGAGAGATAAAGGAAAGTATGGGAAAGAAAGAAGAAGAGGTGGTGCTTGTGGAAACGCTCAAACCCCGCCCAATTCTGGATATCAACAGGGCGTTCAGCGACTCCTACGATCAATACAAACCGAGCGAGAAAGCAGTTTCGTTCCTCAGTGCGGTGAAAACTCCGACCGTGATCGAGGCATATCTCGGAACATGGTGCCCGGACAGTGAGAAACATGTTCCGAAGCTGATCAAACTCCTTGAAAAAGTCTCGAATCCTCTCATCAACGCCAGGTATATCGGCGTCGATAGGAAGATGACGACCCCTTCGGGAAAAGAGAAAGGGAAAGACATAAAGAGAGTCCCGACGTTCATAGTCTATCAGGGAAACAGAGAGGTTGGGAGGATAGTCGAGACACCCAAGACAACCATCGAGGATGATCTCGTTGAGATTTTTCGCCAGGCGAAGTAG
- a CDS encoding 4Fe-4S binding protein, translating into MAMVILEECIACDACKPDCPTQAIAEGNPYVIDPEKCNECADTGGNAQCVEICPVDCIIKKE; encoded by the coding sequence ATGGCAATGGTGATTCTTGAGGAGTGTATCGCGTGTGATGCATGCAAGCCTGACTGTCCAACCCAGGCAATCGCTGAAGGAAATCCTTATGTGATTGACCCTGAGAAGTGCAATGAATGCGCAGATACGGGCGGCAACGCTCAATGTGTTGAGATTTGCCCCGTGGATTGCATAATAAAGAAGGAATAA
- the mobB gene encoding molybdopterin-guanine dinucleotide biosynthesis protein B, which translates to MKSPGSHNKNTGRRKRKTGGSTPPVILVCGPSGSGKTSLIEKVVRNLTKRGYRVGTVKHTAHGYHLDKKGKDSWRHSRAGAEKVVLTGPRSHVLMVRGTSRQLDKLAARYLNDLDIVIAEGYRKEKTPRITFSGPSSKIHFRYRCGVKWSSKKFERHEIKLLSDFVEAQFLKTPSPFPLPSGERIKVRGG; encoded by the coding sequence ATGAAATCCCCGGGCAGCCACAACAAAAACACTGGCCGGAGGAAGCGGAAGACTGGAGGATCGACCCCTCCGGTTATACTGGTCTGTGGTCCAAGCGGGTCGGGCAAGACATCCCTGATAGAGAAGGTCGTCCGCAACCTGACAAAGAGAGGATACAGGGTCGGCACGGTGAAGCATACGGCTCATGGATACCACCTGGACAAGAAGGGGAAGGATAGCTGGAGGCACAGCCGGGCAGGAGCCGAGAAAGTTGTCCTTACCGGACCGAGATCCCACGTTCTCATGGTCCGCGGCACATCAAGACAGCTTGACAAACTAGCCGCCAGGTATCTCAATGATCTCGACATCGTGATTGCAGAGGGGTACAGAAAGGAGAAAACACCGCGCATCACTTTTTCTGGCCCTTCATCGAAAATACATTTCCGGTATCGTTGCGGCGTGAAGTGGAGCTCCAAGAAGTTTGAAAGACACGAGATCAAGCTTTTGTCGGATTTTGTTGAAGCACAGTTTTTGAAGACCCCCTCACCCTTCCCTCTCCCTTCCGGGGAGAGGATCAAGGTGAGGGGAGGGTGA
- a CDS encoding amidohydrolase, translating to MIFIRIVFLLIFFVASSVFAQERPIAVKGATIYTVTKGIIVNGTIIFQNGKIKDIGNDLKLSKDVEVVDGTGRVVIPGLVETHSHLGLYSYPEIEANSEGNEATDPITPQLRVIDAFNSKDPAIKLALSGGVTTVFCVPGSANVIGGQGAAFKLWGKTAEEMLIPNSSAMKMAFGENPKRVYGHRNQQPESRMGVAATLREAFTKANNYTRKWETWVKSDKSEAPPDKDLALEALVKVLRREIPVQVHCHRADDIMTIFRLSDEFKFDLQMLIHCTEGYNVADEIAKRKVPVTVFATLGGGGKQENQDMVLENAAFLYKAGVKVAIHNDHPAIEDRYLLYSAAIAEKYGLPAQEALKAITINAAEILRLDKQIGSLEKGKDADVVVLSGDPFDIQSRVERVYVNGNLAYEAD from the coding sequence ATGATCTTCATTCGAATTGTCTTTCTGCTCATATTCTTTGTGGCTTCCTCAGTCTTCGCACAGGAGAGACCGATCGCAGTGAAGGGAGCCACAATCTACACGGTGACAAAGGGTATCATCGTGAATGGCACGATAATCTTTCAAAACGGGAAGATAAAAGATATCGGGAACGACCTCAAGCTGTCAAAAGATGTTGAGGTTGTTGACGGAACAGGAAGAGTGGTGATCCCCGGACTGGTCGAAACGCATTCACACCTGGGCCTTTACAGTTATCCTGAAATCGAGGCAAACAGCGAGGGGAACGAAGCGACCGACCCGATAACTCCGCAGCTCAGGGTGATTGACGCATTCAATTCTAAAGATCCCGCCATCAAGCTTGCGCTCTCCGGCGGTGTTACAACCGTATTCTGTGTTCCCGGAAGCGCGAACGTTATCGGCGGGCAGGGAGCTGCGTTCAAGCTTTGGGGGAAAACAGCAGAAGAAATGCTCATCCCGAACAGTTCCGCCATGAAGATGGCCTTCGGTGAAAACCCGAAGAGGGTCTACGGTCACCGGAATCAGCAGCCCGAATCAAGGATGGGTGTTGCGGCGACTCTGCGCGAAGCATTCACCAAAGCGAACAACTACACGAGAAAGTGGGAAACCTGGGTAAAAAGTGACAAAAGTGAAGCTCCGCCGGACAAGGACCTTGCGCTCGAAGCTCTTGTCAAGGTCCTGCGTAGAGAAATTCCGGTCCAGGTGCATTGCCACAGGGCAGATGACATAATGACTATCTTCCGGCTCTCTGATGAGTTCAAGTTTGACCTGCAGATGCTGATACACTGCACCGAAGGATACAACGTTGCCGACGAAATAGCCAAGCGGAAGGTTCCTGTCACGGTCTTTGCTACTCTTGGCGGAGGCGGCAAGCAGGAGAATCAGGACATGGTACTGGAGAACGCCGCATTTCTCTACAAGGCAGGGGTGAAAGTTGCAATACATAACGACCATCCTGCTATCGAGGACAGATATCTTCTTTACTCAGCGGCAATCGCGGAAAAATATGGACTGCCAGCCCAGGAAGCTCTTAAAGCAATCACGATAAACGCCGCCGAGATCCTGAGGCTGGACAAGCAGATCGGAAGTCTGGAAAAAGGGAAAGATGCAGATGTCGTAGTTCTTAGCGGCGACCCCTTCGATATTCAAAGCCGCGTGGAAAGAGTTTATGTCAACGGAAACCTTGCTTATGAGGCTGACTAA
- a CDS encoding translation initiation factor eIF-2B has product MNRPGKDRISGASEITLDSIRFFADLIKNSKADTCEALSKELIHSARELAAREPSFASLLNLASMVVHKSALLTRESASLDEARIHLLAFLDDNTKTAELSARKITALASDLISDGMVISTFSRSSLVERSLIKAREEGKRVRVVLSEGRPVFEGILLAKKLSNSGIDTILVTDSVLPVFLSRSDILLIGCDAVTERSFINKAGTYPICLVAREHNVPVYCLCETSKFISARTPLLRIEERDPGEIVNFALPNVSVKNICFEEIPLKLVKAFLTESGYLSPDEASFLAEAVELAEELES; this is encoded by the coding sequence GTGAACCGGCCTGGAAAAGATCGAATCTCCGGGGCATCAGAGATTACGCTTGACTCCATCCGGTTCTTTGCCGACCTGATCAAGAACTCCAAGGCCGACACCTGTGAAGCCCTGTCGAAAGAGCTTATTCACTCTGCCAGAGAGCTGGCAGCACGAGAGCCTTCCTTCGCGTCACTCCTCAATCTCGCAAGCATGGTTGTCCACAAGAGTGCCCTCTTGACAAGAGAGAGTGCCTCACTGGATGAAGCAAGGATTCATCTCCTGGCTTTCCTTGATGACAATACAAAGACGGCTGAACTGAGTGCACGAAAGATAACCGCGCTGGCCAGTGATCTTATCTCGGATGGAATGGTGATCTCAACCTTTTCAAGGAGTTCCCTTGTCGAGAGGAGCCTTATCAAAGCAAGAGAGGAGGGGAAGAGGGTGCGTGTCGTTCTCTCCGAGGGAAGACCGGTGTTTGAGGGGATACTTCTGGCGAAAAAGCTCTCAAACTCGGGAATCGATACCATTCTCGTTACGGATTCGGTTCTCCCAGTCTTTCTATCGCGCTCGGATATTCTCCTCATCGGGTGTGATGCTGTGACGGAGAGGAGTTTCATAAACAAAGCCGGCACCTACCCGATTTGCCTGGTTGCCAGAGAACATAATGTGCCGGTCTATTGCCTTTGCGAGACAAGCAAGTTCATCTCAGCAAGGACTCCTCTTCTCAGAATCGAAGAAAGAGATCCGGGTGAGATTGTGAATTTCGCACTCCCGAACGTGAGCGTTAAGAACATCTGCTTCGAAGAAATACCTCTCAAGCTTGTCAAGGCTTTCCTGACGGAATCAGGTTATCTCTCGCCCGATGAAGCATCCTTCCTGGCTGAGGCGGTTGAGCTTGCGGAAGAGCTCGAATCATGA
- the thiD gene encoding bifunctional hydroxymethylpyrimidine kinase/phosphomethylpyrimidine kinase, which yields MNIVLTIGGSDPSSGAGIQSDIKTFQSLGTYGVSVITAITSQNASSFMDFVPVGRKVIRSQFQSVISGFSLSAAKTGMLGTAEIIEEIAELLHGDPAFPLVIDPVIFSGTGARLLDEKALYPLKKLLVPISSLVSPNLHEAAILSGREVSDRRQMADAAKAIFDLGAKAVVVKGGHLEDDAVDIFFDGRMVVPLTGKRVPVKNVHGTGCVFSAAAASFLASGDDTLSSVKKAKKFALRTIIGSFESGTGARLPAHPIGHQR from the coding sequence ATGAACATTGTGCTCACAATTGGCGGCTCGGATCCCAGCAGTGGGGCTGGAATTCAGTCTGATATCAAAACATTCCAGTCTCTTGGCACCTACGGAGTCTCTGTCATCACAGCAATAACCTCCCAGAATGCGTCCAGTTTCATGGACTTTGTTCCGGTAGGCAGGAAGGTTATCCGCTCTCAGTTCCAGTCAGTCATCAGCGGTTTCAGTTTGAGTGCCGCGAAGACCGGCATGCTGGGAACCGCCGAAATCATTGAAGAAATCGCCGAGCTTCTTCATGGGGACCCGGCTTTCCCGCTTGTCATAGATCCGGTGATATTTTCCGGGACGGGAGCAAGGCTTCTCGATGAGAAAGCCCTCTACCCTCTCAAGAAACTTCTTGTCCCGATCTCATCTCTCGTGAGTCCAAATCTCCATGAAGCGGCAATCCTTTCCGGAAGAGAAGTCTCTGACAGGAGACAGATGGCGGACGCTGCTAAGGCAATCTTTGATCTTGGAGCGAAGGCGGTGGTTGTAAAAGGCGGTCATCTCGAGGATGATGCAGTTGACATCTTCTTTGATGGAAGAATGGTTGTTCCGCTGACCGGGAAGAGAGTGCCGGTGAAGAATGTTCATGGGACCGGGTGCGTTTTTTCTGCCGCGGCGGCCTCGTTCCTCGCCTCGGGTGATGACACTCTATCCTCGGTCAAGAAGGCAAAGAAGTTTGCCCTCAGGACCATCATCGGGAGTTTCGAGTCGGGAACAGGGGCCAGGCTTCCAGCGCACCCCATTGGGCATCAAAGATAG
- a CDS encoding CvpA family protein has protein sequence MQFNILDWVLLIYIGFSAIRGLVRGFLVEIGGIVAALIAIFFSPRAYSLVEPFVPRRIPGNWGEVIAFFVIFIVSLVIVGRFLKLLTKGIPAVPLGCLNTLAGGVLGFARSVFISGIILAVLLKFPVANTQKLISDSKLSSRILTSSKAVYPFLPKSFRTQLEQPERSLSIPRKGITKD, from the coding sequence ATGCAATTCAATATTCTTGACTGGGTTCTTCTTATCTACATTGGCTTCAGTGCAATAAGGGGGCTCGTTCGCGGCTTCCTTGTCGAGATTGGCGGAATCGTGGCCGCCTTGATAGCTATTTTTTTCTCTCCGAGGGCATATTCCCTGGTGGAACCATTTGTTCCAAGAAGAATTCCTGGGAATTGGGGCGAGGTTATTGCGTTCTTTGTGATTTTCATCGTAAGCCTCGTGATTGTTGGAAGATTCTTGAAACTTCTCACCAAGGGGATCCCGGCTGTTCCTCTTGGATGTCTCAATACCCTTGCCGGCGGGGTTCTTGGCTTCGCAAGATCTGTTTTCATCTCCGGTATCATCCTCGCTGTTCTTCTGAAATTCCCGGTCGCCAACACTCAGAAGTTGATCTCAGATTCAAAGCTTTCATCAAGGATTCTCACAAGCTCAAAGGCCGTCTATCCATTCCTCCCCAAAAGTTTCCGCACTCAGCTTGAACAACCAGAACGCAGTCTGAGCATACCCAGGAAGGGCATAACAAAGGACTGA
- a CDS encoding amidohydrolase family protein, translated as MSRKSGFSFVFLILAFSLILSVFSSGSAFPASLVIKAGTVMTMTNGAISRAAVIIKDGKIVSTASWDSVKAPPDAKVFEFPDGTLMPGMIDAHCYIGLVGLSTVPSIVDLDESTDPITPSLRAEDGINPADKSFEDARKGGVTSAFICPGDDNVVGGQGAFLKLNGNIVDKMLVKSSCGMQASIGERPKGIYSKKGRKPSTRMGEASVLRDALLRAQAYVARMKNFQEKKLDREFRDSEKDMEMESLRGVLSGEMPLVVDCHRASDIATAMRLASELNLKLILSRATEAHLIADEIAARKIPVIVGPVRTAPSSMEKLNASLKNAAILNQKGVKIAFQTGSSHSVESLPIEAAFAVANGLDRNAALRALTIDAAEILGVQSRVGSIEPGKDADLVVFDGDPLALKTRAKLVIIGGEIAYSEK; from the coding sequence ATGTCCAGAAAGTCCGGATTCAGTTTTGTCTTTCTCATCCTTGCTTTCTCTCTCATACTCTCTGTCTTCTCATCGGGGTCCGCGTTCCCGGCTTCGCTGGTGATAAAAGCAGGGACTGTCATGACAATGACCAATGGCGCGATCTCCAGGGCCGCTGTAATCATAAAGGACGGCAAGATTGTCTCCACTGCGAGCTGGGACTCGGTCAAGGCACCTCCTGATGCGAAGGTGTTCGAGTTTCCGGACGGGACGCTTATGCCCGGCATGATTGATGCGCACTGCTACATCGGACTCGTCGGCCTTTCGACGGTGCCCTCAATCGTCGACCTTGATGAGTCAACCGATCCGATCACCCCGTCTCTCAGAGCCGAGGATGGGATAAATCCCGCTGACAAGTCTTTCGAAGACGCAAGGAAGGGGGGCGTGACCTCGGCCTTCATTTGTCCAGGCGACGACAATGTCGTGGGCGGGCAAGGCGCTTTTCTCAAACTCAATGGAAACATTGTTGACAAGATGCTTGTCAAATCTTCTTGTGGAATGCAGGCATCAATCGGTGAGCGGCCGAAAGGAATCTATTCCAAGAAAGGGAGAAAACCTTCGACCAGAATGGGGGAAGCATCAGTCCTGAGAGATGCACTGCTCAGGGCGCAGGCCTACGTGGCAAGAATGAAGAACTTCCAGGAGAAGAAACTGGACAGAGAATTCAGGGACTCGGAAAAAGATATGGAGATGGAGTCTCTTCGTGGAGTTCTATCGGGCGAGATGCCTCTGGTCGTTGACTGCCACAGGGCAAGTGATATCGCCACGGCCATGAGACTTGCATCCGAGCTTAATCTCAAGCTCATCCTCAGCCGCGCTACTGAGGCACATCTCATAGCTGACGAAATCGCCGCCAGGAAAATACCCGTGATCGTTGGCCCGGTGAGAACAGCGCCTTCAAGCATGGAGAAACTCAACGCTTCATTGAAGAACGCGGCTATCTTGAATCAGAAAGGTGTCAAGATTGCTTTTCAGACCGGATCGAGTCATTCGGTTGAATCGCTTCCAATCGAAGCGGCATTTGCGGTCGCCAACGGACTTGACCGGAATGCTGCCCTTCGCGCACTTACGATTGATGCCGCCGAAATTCTGGGCGTTCAAAGCAGGGTGGGAAGCATTGAGCCGGGTAAAGATGCAGACCTCGTCGTGTTTGACGGTGACCCGCTTGCTCTAAAGACCAGAGCAAAACTGGTCATCATCGGCGGGGAGATAGCCTATTCAGAAAAGTGA
- a CDS encoding DUF1598 domain-containing protein yields the protein MMKKLLVTTGICTFVLLCLIATGFCAVDKPVATREELSGSVGRAVSLKTLQDKVEACATKRTCPDEYLQLCGIKKILGYVLDGTNKDIILIGQTDRTSPPLYLEDFVVALRNTWFLYATKQGNTRYYSAPGCSIDPDPRVLNELQQMAGKIGSSPDLASVRENFKEWQGICRQPQQVRVLGIPHDTRFAKVMVEADYYMKRLVDGSVDLGIPGFESLSGMTLNVLREDSRNSRPMSVPLSFLNRFWFYPGESSFTQDKGVTYINKFEVGLLSEEEFLTERGEVAGTGKPNPLAGKFAKNFSEQYAAIAGMKPIYAELEGLFRFVALTKIMKEKDAITESGMNLDYLMNNYPVSGAQVDETLPGIQNMKEFSDTTWTKDGYITHYVWLPTCGGVSIDAKIQGKDIVWDKTGRLLEIRKNVLSARRTSDAVSWDFPAVRKLRTLE from the coding sequence ATGATGAAAAAGCTGCTCGTAACCACGGGAATATGTACCTTTGTTCTTCTTTGCCTGATTGCAACCGGCTTCTGCGCTGTTGATAAGCCCGTGGCGACCAGAGAGGAGCTATCAGGTTCGGTAGGCCGTGCTGTCTCTCTGAAGACTCTGCAGGATAAGGTTGAGGCTTGTGCGACAAAGAGAACGTGCCCGGATGAATATCTTCAGTTGTGCGGTATCAAGAAAATCCTGGGATACGTGTTAGATGGAACCAACAAGGATATCATCCTGATTGGACAAACTGACCGGACGTCTCCTCCGCTTTATCTCGAAGACTTCGTGGTCGCTCTCAGAAATACGTGGTTTCTCTATGCTACGAAACAGGGCAACACCCGTTACTATTCGGCGCCCGGCTGCTCGATAGACCCAGACCCGAGAGTGCTGAACGAGCTCCAGCAAATGGCCGGCAAGATAGGGAGCAGTCCGGATCTTGCTTCGGTGAGGGAGAACTTCAAAGAGTGGCAGGGGATATGCCGCCAGCCGCAGCAAGTAAGGGTCCTGGGTATTCCCCATGACACCAGGTTCGCCAAGGTCATGGTAGAAGCAGACTACTACATGAAGAGACTTGTGGATGGTTCCGTTGACCTTGGAATCCCCGGATTCGAGAGCCTCTCCGGCATGACCCTGAATGTTCTTCGCGAAGACAGCAGGAATAGCAGGCCGATGTCGGTCCCGCTATCGTTCCTCAACAGGTTCTGGTTCTATCCCGGCGAGAGCAGCTTCACACAGGACAAGGGGGTGACATACATCAACAAGTTTGAAGTAGGACTCCTCAGTGAAGAAGAGTTTCTTACCGAAAGGGGAGAAGTGGCGGGGACCGGAAAACCAAATCCGCTGGCCGGAAAGTTTGCCAAGAACTTCTCGGAACAATATGCGGCGATTGCTGGAATGAAGCCGATCTACGCTGAACTCGAAGGGCTGTTCCGATTTGTGGCTCTCACGAAAATCATGAAGGAGAAAGATGCGATTACAGAGTCGGGAATGAATCTCGACTATCTGATGAACAACTATCCTGTAAGCGGCGCTCAGGTCGACGAGACTCTTCCGGGCATTCAGAACATGAAGGAGTTCAGTGATACAACCTGGACCAAGGATGGATACATCACACACTATGTGTGGCTGCCGACCTGCGGGGGAGTATCCATCGATGCGAAGATCCAGGGCAAAGATATCGTCTGGGACAAAACGGGAAGACTTCTTGAAATCCGAAAGAACGTGCTAAGTGCCAGACGAACCTCCGACGCAGTTTCCTGGGACTTCCCTGCGGTCCGGAAGCTCAGAACCCTCGAGTGA